The DNA sequence TGCTCGGTGTGGGTGGCCAGGTCGAAGTCGGTGCGGTTGGCAACCCCCTCGAGCTCGCCCCACTCGCTGCCGCTGAACCCGAAGCGGTACTCGATGTCGACCGTGCGCTTGGAGTAGTGGGAGAGCTTCTCCTGCGGGTGCTCGTAGTGGCGCAGGTTGGCCGGGTCGATGCCGAGGTCGGTGTACCAGGCGGTGCGGTTGTCGATCCAGTACTGGTGCCACTCCTCGTCCGTGCCGGGCTCGACGAAGAACTCCATCTCCATCTGCTCGAACTCGCGCGTGCGGAAGATGAAGTTGCCCGGGGTGATCTCGTTGCGGAAGGACTTGCCCACCTGCCCGATCCCGAACGGCGGCTTCTTCCGGGCGGAGGTCATGACGTTGGCGAAGTTGACGAAGATGCCCTGGGCGGTCTCGGGGCGCAGGTAGTGCAGGCCGGACTCGTCCTCGACCGGGCCGAGGTAGGTCTTGAGCATCATGTTGAAGTCGCGCGGCTCGGTCCACTGCCCGCGGGTGCCGCAGTTGGGGCACGCGATGTCGGCGAGGCCGTTCTCCGGGGCGTGGCCCTTCTTCTCCTCGTACTCCTCGGCCATGGTGTCGGCCCGGAAGCGCTTGTGGCAGCTGAGGCACTCGGTGAGCGGGTCGGTGAAGACGCCCACGTGGCCCGAGGCGACCCAGACCTGGCGCGGGAGGATCACCGAGGAGTCGATCCCCACCACGTCCTCGCGCGAGGTGACCATGTGCCGCCACCACTGGCGCTTGATGTTCTCCTTGAGCTCGACGCCGAGGGGCCCGTAGTCCCAGGCGGAGCGGGTGCCGCCGTAGATCTCCCCCGAGAGGTAGACGAAGCCGCGCCGCTTGGCGAGGTTGATGACGTTGTCCAGGCGCGAGGGTGCTGCCACGGGTGATCACTCCGGTACTCGAGTCGGACCCGCACCTGGCTGGTGCGGGCGGGCGCCGGTGGTGACCGGCTGCGGGGACCAACCTACCGACCGGCGTGCAGGGATGCCGTCCGCGCGAGGCAGGAGCCCGTACCCGCGGCGGGGGACCCGCGGTGTGGCCACGCCCGTGGTGCGCGCCACACCCGGCGGGTTTGACGATCGTTCTCATTACCGATGAGAATGATCCTCATGACGCGACGCACACTCCGTACGACCGCCGCGACGGCCGTTCTGGCGACCACCCTCGCCGCCTGCTCCGGGACCGGTTCGAGCGACGGCGACGCCGGCTTCCCCGACGCGGCCGGCGGAGAGGTCCTCGCCTCCTTCTACCCGCTGCAGTACGTGGTCGAGCGGGTGGGCGGTGACCGTGTCCGGGTCGACTCCCTGACCCCACCCGGAGCCGAGCCGCACGACCTCGAGCTCGCCCCGGCCGACGTCGCGCGCCTCGGCGAGGCGTCCGTCGTGGTCTACCTGTCCGGCTTCCAGCCGGCGGTCGACGACGCCGTGGCCCAGACCTCGCCCGAGCACCTCGTCGACGCGGCCGCCCACGCCGAGCTCGCCGGCACCGACGACCACGCCGACGAGGAGTTCGAGGGCGACGACGAGGCGGACGAGGAGTCGGCCGAGGGCGACGACCAGGCGGTTGAGGCGGGCGCCGACCCGCACCTCTGGCTGGACCCCACCCTGCTCGCCGAGGTGGCCGGCGACGTCGCGGACCAGCTCGCGGCCGCCGACCCCGACAACGCCCAGGAGTACCGGGCGAACGCCGAGACCCTGGCCGGCGAGCTGACGGCCCTGGACGAGGAGTTCACCGCCGGGCTCGCCCAGTGCGAGATCCGCACCGTCGTCGTGGCCCACGAGGCGTACGGCTACCTCGCCGAGGCCTACGACTTCGAGCAGGTGGGCATCTCCGGCATCGACCCCGACACCGAGCCATCACCCGCCCGTCTGGCCGAGATCGGCGACGTCGTGCGCGCCGAGGGCGTCACGACGATCTTCACCGAGTCCCTCGTCAACCCCAAGGTGGCCGAGACCCTCGCCGGCGACCTCGGCGTCGAGACCGCGGTGCTGGACCCGCTGGAGGGCCTGGCGGACGACAGCAAGGACTACCAGGTCGTCATGCGGGAGAACCTCGCCGCCCTGAGGGAGGCACTCGCTTGCGCGTGACCGACGGCACGGGCGGCACCGGCCTGCCCCGCCGCCTCGCCGGTGGGGCGGCGGGCGGGCCGTCGGAGGTGCCGCTCGCGGTCGAGGACCTCGGGGTCACGCTCGGGCACGCCCACATCGTGCGGGGCGTGACCTTCGCCGTCGGCGCCGGCGAGATGGTCGCCCTCCTCGGCGCGAACGGTTCGGGCAAGTCCACGCTGGTGAAGTCGCTCGTGGGAATCGTCCCGGTGACCCAGGGCCACGTCCGGGTCTTCGGCGCCGACGTCGGCGACCGGCGCGCCGTCCCGTGGCGCCGGGTGGGCTACGCCCCGCAGCGGGTCACCGCCACGGCCGGTGTCCCCGCCACCGCGTTGGAGGTGGTGACGTCCGGGCTGCTGGACAACCGCCGGCTCCGGCCCGGCCCCGGTGCCCGGCAGCGCGCCATGGAGGCGCTGGAAGAGGTCGGCCTGGCCGCCCGCGCCCACCGCAGCGTGCAGGTCTTCTCCGGCGGCCAGCAGCAGCGGGTGCTCATCGCCCGCGCGCTCGTGCGCCGCCCGGACCTGCTCATCCTCGACGAGCCGCTCGCCGGCATCGACCGGGAGTCGAAGGAGGCCCTCGCCGGTACGCTCACGGGTCTGCGCGAGCGCGGCACCACCGTGCTGGTCGTCCTCCACGAGCTCGGCGAGCTCCAGGGCCTCGTGCAGCGAGCCGTGGTCCTGCGCCACGGTCGGGTCGTGCACGACGGCGCGCCCCCCGCCCCGGTCCCGGGCCACGACGACCCCGACCACGAGCACGACCACCCCCACGGCGACCAGCCCGTCCCCGGCTACGCCGCCCCCGACCTCTCCGCGGAGTGGTGATGGACCTCCTGACGCCCCTCGGCGACATGCTCGCCAGCCCGCTCATGCGCCGAGCGCTGCTCGTCGCCCTCCTCGTCGGCCTCTCCGCCCCCGTCGTGGGGACCTACCTCGTCCAGCGGCGTCTGGCCCTCCTCGGCGACGGCATCGGCCACATGGCGCTGACCGGCGTGGCGGCGGGCTGGCTCGCCGGCGCCGCCGTCGGCCTCACCCCGCACGACGTCCTCGCCGTGCCGGGCGCGGTCGTGGCCGCCGTCGCCGGTGCCATCACCGTCGAGCTGGTCCGGGAGCAGGGCCGCACCAGCGGCGACGTCGCCCTCGCCCTGCTCTTCTACGGCGGCATCGCCGGCGGCGTCCTCCTCATCGGCCTCGCGGGCGGGACCTCGGCCAACCTCACCGGCTACCTCTTCGGCTCGATCTCCACGGTGACGACGACGGACGTCTGGCTCACCGTGGTCCTCGCCGCGGTCATCCTCGGCGTGGGCCTGGGTCTGCGGCCCGCGCTGTTCGCGCTCAGCCACGACGAGGAGTTCGCAAGGTCCACCGGCCTGCCGGTCCGCGCCCTGAACATCACCGTGGCGGTGACGGCGGCCCTCACGGTGTCGGTCTCGATGCGGGTCGTGGGCGTGCTGCTCGTCTCCGCGCTGATGATCGTCCCGGTGGCGGTGGCCCAGCTGGTGGCCCGGTCCTTCCGGGCGACCATGGCACTGGCCATGACGATCGGCGTCGTCGTGACGGTCGTGGGCCTGTCGATCACGTACTTCCGGCCCCTGTCCCCCGGCGCCACGATCGTCATCCTCGCCATCGGGCTGTACGCCGTAGTATCGGTGCTGCGCCCGTCGCTCCGGCGTCCGGCCGGGGAGGACCCCCACCTGGACGTGGACGACGACGTCGAGGTCCGGGAGGCGGTGTGATGCTGCGGATGACGCGCCAGCGCGCCGCCGTCAGCGGGATGCTCGCCCGCACCCAGGACTTCCGCAGCGCGCAGCAGCTCCACGAGATGCTGCGCGAGGCGGGCGAGTCGATCGGCCTGGCCACGGTGTACCGGACGCTGCAGTCCCTCGCCGACGCCGGCGAGGTGGACGTCCTGCGCATCGCCGACGGCGAGACCCGGTACCGCCGGTGCGGCCAGTCCGAGCACCACCACCACCTGGTGTGCCGCGGCTGCGGACGCACCGTGGAGGTCGAGGGCGCCCCGGTCGAGCGGTGGGCGGCCGAGGTGGCCCAGGACAACGGCTTCGTCGAGGTGGACCACACCGCCGAGCTGTTCGGCACGTGCGCCCGCTGCGCGGAGAGCGCGGCCGCCCGTGCCTGAGTTCCTCTCCTCCTGGCCGTTCTGGCTGGTGTTCGTGTTCATGTGGTCGGGGGCGACCGTGCGCGGGCAGGCGACGTACTGGGCGGGCCGGGTGGTCACCGACCAGACCCTGCGCCGCACCCACCCGGTGGCCGGGCGCGCGCGGCGCCTGCACGACTGGCTGGCCGGGGAGGGCACCGAGCGCGGCATCGAGGCGATCCGGCGGTGGGGCCTGGTGGTCGTGCCGTTCTCCTACCTCACCGTGGGCTTCCAGACGATGGTCAACGCCGGGGCCGGGGTGCTGCGCATCGGCTGGCTGCGCTACACGGTCGCCCAGCTCCCCGGCGCCCTGGCGTGGGCGGCGATCTACTCCACCATCGGCTTCGCGGTGTGGGAGGCCGGGCTCGCCGCCGCCGCCGGCTCCCCCTGGGGCCTGGCGGGCATCGGGGCGCTGACCGTCGTCCTGGTCTCGACCGTCCTCGTGCGGCGCCGTCGTCGCCCGACGACGCCGTCGACCGAGCCGGCCGTCCCGGAGGAATCGGTCCCCGGCTGAGGTGGCCCCACAACGGTCGTGGCGGGCCGCGGTCGTCCGTGGCGGTCCACGGTCGCCCGCCCTCCGGTGGAAGATCACGAAACGGTCACGTAACGTCGTGGGATCCGCGGCGGGCCTCCGACCGCCGCGGCCGGGCCGCCCGTCGGGCGCCCCGGTGCACGCCGCAGCGCCACCCCGCCCCGGCGGCCGTGCACGTCCCCCATCGCGCGGGGGCGGGGAGCCCGCAACGGGCCAGGCACGCGCGGAAGGAACGTCCATGACCACGAGAAACACCATGTCCGGCGCGGCCACCAGGACCGCGTCCCGCAGCACCGCCGGCCGCCTCCGGCGCGCCGGAGGCGTCGGCGCCCTCCTGGCCATGCTGTCCGTCCCCGCCGTCGGCGTCACCGGCGCCGGGGCCGCCTCCGGGGAGACCTGGGACGCCCTGGCGCAGTGCGAGAGCAGCGGCAACTGGGCGATCAACACCGGCAACGGCTACTACGGCGGTCTGCAGTTCTCCCAGAGCACCTGGGAGGCGTTCGGCGGCACGCAGTACGCAGCGCGGGCGGACCTCGCCAGCCGTGAGCAGCAGATCGCCACCGCCGAGCAGACCCTCGCCGTGCAGGGCTGGGGTGCCTGGCCGGCGTGCTCGGCGAAGCTGGGGCTCTCCGAGGGCGACAAGGCCGGGTCCGCCGGGGCTGCCCCCACCGTGCAGGCCACACCGGCCCCGGCCCAGAAGGCGCCCGCCGAGCGGGAGCACACCCACCCGGCGCCCGCCGAGCAGGCCCCGGCGCCGAGCCCGGCCGCGGAGACCCACACCGTCGTCGCCGGCGAGACCCTGGCCCGGATCGCCACCGACCACGGCGTCTTCTGGCGCGACCTCTTCGAGGCCAACCGCTCGGTGGTCGGGGACAACCCCGACCTGATCCTCCCGGGTCAGGTGCTCCGCATCCGCTGACCGGGTCCGCACCCACCAGGTCTGCACCGGCTGAGGCCGGCGCCGAGGGGCCTCCCGCACCACGGGAGGCCCCTCGTCGCTCGCGGGGGCGACCCCGTCGATGGCCCGGGAGGCGCCTCGTCGCCGTGCGTGGCGGATACCCCCTCGTCGCCGTCCGTGACGGGTGGCCCTAGGTGCCCTCGGGCCGGTCCACCGCCCCGCCGTACCGGCGGTCACGACGGGCGTAGGTCTCCACGGCACGCCACAGGGTGCGGCGGTCGACGTCGGGCCAGGCGTCGTCGATGAAGACCATCTCGGCGTACGCGGACTGCCACAGCAGGAAGTTCGACGTGCGCTGCTCCCCGCCCGTGCGCAGGAACATGTCGACGTCGGGCAGGTCCGGCTCGTCCAGGTGCCGGGCGACGGTGCGCTCGGTGACCCTCTCCGGGTCCAGCCGCCCGGCGGCGACCTCCCGGGCGATGCTGCGGGCGGCGTCGGCGATCTCGGCCCGGCCCCCGTAGTTGACGCACATGGTCAGCGTGCACACGGTGTTGTCCCGGGTCTGCTCCTCGGCCCGCTCGAGCTCGGAGACCACCGAGCGCCACAGGCGCGGGCGTCGGCCGGCCCAGCGCACCCGCACCCCCCAGGCGTCCATCTGGTCCCGGCGTCGGTGGAGGACGTCGCGGTTGAAGCCCATGAGGAAGCGGACCTCGTCGGGTGAGCGCTTCCAGTTCTCGGTGGAGAACGCGTACGCCGAGACGTGCGTGACCCCGATCTCGATCGCCCCGGCGACCACCTCGAGCAGGGCCGCCTCCCCCGCCTTGTGCCCCTCGACCCGGGGCAGCCCGCGGGCGTTGGCCCACCGGCCGTTGCCGTCCATGACGACGGCGACGTGCCGCGGCACGAACCGCGGGTCGATCGCGGGGGCGCGCTCGCCCGAGGGGTGCGGCGGCGGCGGGACGGGCGCGGCGCCGCTCACGCGCGCTCGACCATCCGCAGGGAGCGCAGCTGACGCTCGAGGTGCCACTGGAGGTAGGACGCCACGAGCCCGGAGGCCTCCTTGCGCTCGCGCGGCTCGGAAGCGTCGGCCTCGGCCCAGTCGCCCGAGAGCAGCGCGCCGAGGAGGGACATCGTCTCCCGGGCGGGCGAGGCCGAGCCGGGTGGGCGGCACGAGTCGCACACCGCGCCGCCGGCGGCGGCGTTGAACCCGCGGTGCGGACCGTCGGTGCCGCACCGGACGCAGTCGTAGCAGCTGGGTGCCCACCCCGCCACGGCGAGGGCGCGCAGGAGGTAGGAGTCCAGCACGAGGGAGGCCGCGTGCCGGCGCGTGGCCAGGGAGTGCAGGGCACCGACGAGGAGGAGGTACTGCTGGGGGAACGGCTCCCGCTCGATCTCGGTGAGCCGGGCCGCGGTCTCCGCCATGGCGTGGGCGGTGGTGTACAGCCCGTAGTCCTCACCGAGGTTGCGCCCGTAGGGTGCGATGGTCTCGACCTGGGTGATCGTGTCCAGGCTCCGGCCCAGGTGGAGCTGGATGTCGACCACCCCGAACGGCTCGAGCCGGGCACCGAACTTCGAGGAGGTGCGCCGCACCCCCTTGGCGACGGCGCGGACCTGGCCGTGCTCACGGGTCAGCAGCGTGATGATGCGGTCGGCCTCACCGAGCTTGTGGGTCCGCAGCACCACCGCCTCGTCCCGGTAGAGCTTCACCGGTCCATTCTCCCCCACCGGCCGCCGGCCCGGCCCCATGGCGCGCGGGGCACGGGGCGGCCCGGCCCCAACGGCTCAGCGCCCGGCGCGGTTGACCGCCGAGACGATGGCCTTGAAGGACGCCGTCATGGTCGACGGGTCGATGCCCACGCCCCACAGCACCTGTCCGCCCACCTCGCACTCCACGTACGAGGCGGCGGTGGCGTCCCCGCCCTCGGACAGGGCGTGCTCGGCGTAGTCGAGCACGTGGACCTCCACGCCCACCTCGCCGAGGGCGTTGACGAAGGCGTCGATCGGGCCGTTGCCGGTGGCGGCGAGGACCTTCTCCTCCCCGCCGTCGACGAGGGTCACGGTGAGCACCGCGTCGGTGCCCTCGCCCGCCGTCGTCAGGGTGGTGCCCTTGAGCGCGAACCGCCCCCAGGGCTCGAGGCCCATCGCGGCGGTGTGCGGCAGGTACTCGTCGGCGAAGATCGCCCAGAGCTGCTCGGCGTCGATCTCCCCGCCGTAGGCGTCGGTGTGCTTCTGGACGATGCCGGACAGCTCGATCTGCAGGCGGCGGGGCAGGTCCAGGTGCCGGGTCGAGGACAGCAGGTAGGCCACCCCGCCCTTGCCGGACTGGGAGTTCACCCGCACGACCGCCTCGTAGCTGCGCCCGACGTCCTTGGGGTCGATCGGGAGGTAGGGCAGCTCCCAGACGACCGCATCCTCGGCGCCGCCGGCCGCCGCGACCTTCTCCGCTCGTGCGGTGAAGCCCTTCTTGATGGCGTCCTGGTGCGAGCCGGAGAAGGAGGTGTAGACGAGGTCGCCGCCGTAGGGGTGGCGGGGGTGGACGTCCATCTGGGTGCACGCCTCGACGGTGCGGCGGATCCCGTCGATGTCGGAGAAGTCGATCATCGGGTCGATGCCCTGGCTGAAGAGGTTGAGGCCGAGCGTGATGAGGTCGACGTTGCCCGTGCGCTCCCCCTGGCCGAAGAGGCAGCCCTCGACCCGGTCGGCGCCCGCGAGCAGTCCCAGCTCGGCCGCCGCGACGCCCGTCCCGCGGTCGTTGTGCGGGTGGAGCGACAGTGCGACGTGCTCGCGCCGGGAGAGGTTGCGGCTCATCCACTCGATCTGGTCGGCGTAGACGTTCGGGGTGGCCCGCTCGACCGTGGCGGGGAGGTTGAGGATGATCTCGCGGCCGGGCTCGGGCTGCCAGACGTCCATGACCGCCTCGCAGACCGCGAGGGCGAAGTCCAGCTCGGTGTCGACGAAGATCTCCGGGGAGTACTGGTAGCCGAAAACGGTCTCGTCGCCGAGGACCTTCTCGGCGTAGGCGAGGACCTCGCGGGTGCCGGCGACGGCGAGCTCCTGCGTGGCCTCGCGGTCGTTGTGGAACACGATGTCCCGGAAGACCGGGGCGGTGGCGTTGTACAGGTGCACGCTCGCCCGGGGGAAGCCGACGAGGGAGTCGATGGTGCGGTGGATGAGCTCGGGCCGCGCCTGGGTCAGGACCGAGACGGTCACGTCGTCGGGGACGGCGTCGTCCTCGACGAGCGAGCGCACGAAGTCGAAGTCGGTCTGCGAGGCGGCCGGGAAGCCGATCTCGATCTCCTTGTACCCCATCGTCACGAGCAGGTCGAACATCCGGCGCTTGCGCTCGGCGTTCATCGGCTCGATGAGGGACTGGTTGCCGTCACGCAGGTCGGTGGAGAGCCAGCGTGGGGCCCGGGTGGTGCGGCGGGTCGGCCACTGCCGGTCGGGCAGGTCGACCGGGTTGACCTCCACGAAGGGCCGGTACTTCGACACCGGCATGGCGGAGGGCTGCTGGGCGCTGATGCGGTCTGCGGTCTTCATCGGTTCCTCGTCGCTCGTGCGTGATGGCCGGGCACGACGACCGCCGCGACGAGGGGCCGGCCGTCAGTTGGCCTCGTCGCGGCAGAGAAGGAGCAGCTGGTGCTGCACGGACCTGCGCACATGACGAGGTTACCGCCCGGGGTCGGCACGAGTCACCTTCCGGACGGCGGCGTCTCAGCATGCAGCTCGTGTGGGCGGTGAGGGCCCGCACCGGCGTCGACGACGACCACGGTGACGTTGTCGTTCGCGCCGCCGCGCACCGCCTCCTCCACGAGCGCGCGGGCGGCGTCCTCGGCGCCGGGGACGGCGGTGAGGATCTCGGCGATGCGGTCCTCCTCGAGCTCGCCGGTCAGGCCGTCGGTGCACAGCAGGAGACGCTCGTCGGGGAGCACCCGCAGCATCCAGAAGTCCACCGTGCTGTCCCCGCCGGTGCCCACGGCCCGCGTGATGACGTTGCGGCGCGGGTGGTGGCGGGCGTCAGCGGCGTCGAGGGTGCCGGCGTCGACCATCTCCTGGACGAGCGAGTGGTCGACGCTGATCTGCTGGAGCCGGCCCTCCGCGAGCCGGTAGACGCGCGAGTCCCCCACGTTGAGCACGAGCCAGTAGGGCTCCCTGTCCTGCTCGGTGAGGATCGCGCCGGCGACCGTGGTGCCGGCCGACGCGTCACCGGTGGAGTCGGCCCCGTCGCGGGCCATCGTCTCGCGGATCCGGCCGGCCGCGTTGGCCACGGTCGCCTCGACGTCGGCGGGGGCGACCGGCCCCGGCGCACCGGCGAGGGACCGGAAGGCGTCCACGACGGCGGCGCTGGCCATCTCGCCGCGCGCGTGCCCGCCCATCCCGTCGGCGACGACGAACACCGGTGGGCGCGCCAGGGCCGCGTCCTCGTTGATGCTGCGGCGCCCGCCCGTGTCGGAGGCCACGCCCCACTCGATCGACATCCGTACCCTCTCGTGAAGTCCAGGGACCCAGGGTGCCAGAAACCGCCCGTCCTGCCTCACAGCACCGCGGGGTACACGCCCCAGTACGCCGCGGTGACGAGCAGGACGAGCGAGCCGAGCAGCGTGAGCACGACGACCGCGCGACCGGTCCCGCGGGCGCCGCGACGCCACCAGGTCTCGACCACCTGCACGAGCAGCGCGGCGGCGAGGATGCCCACGAGCTGCGCGACCAGCCACCCGCCCTGGGCGAGCAGCGGGTTGGTGCGGTAGTTCAGGGCGAGGTCGGCGACGCCGATGAGGTAGGACCCGAACAGCACCCAGGTCGCCGTCGTCGCCATGCTGAGGGCGGCGGTGTGGCGCCCCAGCGGGGCGGGCAGGGCGCCGACCCGCCGGCCCCACAGGCGGGGCACCTGCCCGGCGGCGGCGGTGACGGCACCGAGCGCCAGCAGACCGAACCCGACGAGGAACGAGGCGACCATCATGTCCCCGGTGGCGAACCAGCGCGGCTGGTCCACGGGCTCGGCCCGGTAGGCCTGGACCGGCTGGTCCCCGGCGATCCGGGGCTGGGCGTCGGCGGTCTCGGGCAGCCCGAGGATCCACCGCGCGAGGTCCTCGGTGAACCCGGGCGCGAGGACGCCGTCGATGCGGATGCCGTGGTTCGCCCCGGCGTAGTACCGGATCGTGTACAGGTCGTTGTCCGCCCGCTCGAGGTCGCGCACGAGGACCTCGGGGCCCTGGACGATCGGCATCGAGGCGTCCGCGGTGCCGTAGACGACGAGGACCGGCTGGGTCAGGCGCTGGTGGTACGGCGAGGGGTCGAAGTCGAAGTACTCGAAGCCGCCCCCCGGCAGGGTGCCGCCCACCAGGCGCGGGATCGCCCGCAGCACCGGGTCGGGGACGCCGACGTCGCGCAGGTAGGAGTCGGCCGCCAACGCCCCCTGCTCGCGGATGGGCACCACAGGGGCGGAGACGAGGACGACGAAGGCGACGTCGTCGTTCCCGGCGGCGGCGATGGGGGCAGGGATGGCGCCCTCGCTCTCGCCGTAGACCCCGACCTCGGCGGGGTCGACGTCGTCGCGCTCGCGCAGGACGGCGAGGGAGGCGAGGTAGTCCTGCGCCATGCCGGGGTAGTCCCGGGAACGGGTGGTGTACGTGTCGGCGCGCTTGTCCGGCACCATCGTCACGACCCCGGCCGAGGCGAGTGCGGTGGTGGTGTCCGCGAAGTTGTTGCGCGTGGCGGTCCCGGCGCCGTGCATGAACAGCACCGCGGGGCGCCGCCCGGGCGCCCCGACGGGCGAGGCGATCGTTGCCTCGACGGTGACGCCGTCGTCCACGCGGACCTCGACGACCTCGCGGGTGACCTCGTAGGTGCCGACCGGCGGGGTGAGCACGTCGGAGCCGATCGTGGTGTCGGGCGTCTCCGGCACGATGGTGTGGCCCAGGGGCTGGGGGTTCCACCCCGGGCCGGCGAAGGCGCCGACGAGACCGAGGACGAGGACCACCACGACGGTGGCGGCCAGCCTGCGGTATCTCACCTGCTCAGGGTAGTTCTCGGCGCTGACGCGCCCGCGCGGCGGTCAGAAGCCGAGCCGCTGGAGCAGCTTGGGGTCGCGCTGCCAGTCCTTGGCCACCCGCACGTGGAGGTCGAGGTAGACCCGCGCGCCCAGCAGCGCCTCGATGCCCTTGCGGGCGCGCGTACCGACGTCACGCAGCCGCGCACCGCCCTTGCCGATGACGATGGCCTTCTGGGAGGGCCGCTCGACATAGAGGTTGACGTGGACGTCGAGCATCGGGGGCCGGGGGTCGTCGTCGTCGCGGGGCCGCTCGTTGATCTCCTCGACGACGACGGCCAGGGAGTGGGGCAGCTCGTCGCGCACCCCCTCCAGGGCGGCCTCGCGCACGAGCTCGGCGATCATGACGTTCTCGGGCTCGTCGGTCAGCTCGCCGTCGGGGTACAGCGGCGGGGAGAGCGGCAGACGCGCGAAGAGGACGTCGGTGAGCACGTCGACCTGGTCGCCGGCGACGGCGGAGACGGGCACGATGTCCGCCCAGGAGCCGAGCTGGTCGATCTCGAGGAGGTGCTCGGCGAGGCGTTCGCGGCTGACGAGGTCGGCCTTGGTGGCCACGGCGACCACGGGTGTGT is a window from the Georgenia muralis genome containing:
- a CDS encoding glycine--tRNA ligase; its protein translation is MAAPSRLDNVINLAKRRGFVYLSGEIYGGTRSAWDYGPLGVELKENIKRQWWRHMVTSREDVVGIDSSVILPRQVWVASGHVGVFTDPLTECLSCHKRFRADTMAEEYEEKKGHAPENGLADIACPNCGTRGQWTEPRDFNMMLKTYLGPVEDESGLHYLRPETAQGIFVNFANVMTSARKKPPFGIGQVGKSFRNEITPGNFIFRTREFEQMEMEFFVEPGTDEEWHQYWIDNRTAWYTDLGIDPANLRHYEHPQEKLSHYSKRTVDIEYRFGFSGSEWGELEGVANRTDFDLATHTEHSGQDLSYFDQAKNERWVPYVIEPAAGLTRSLMAFLADAYTEDEAPNTKGGVDKRTVLRLDPRLAPVKAAVLPLSRNEQLSPVAKNLAAELRKYWNVEFDDAGAVGRRYRRQDEVGTPYCITVDFDSLEDQSVTVRERDSMSQERISLDKVRGYLAERLVGC
- a CDS encoding metal ABC transporter substrate-binding protein; this encodes MTRRTLRTTAATAVLATTLAACSGTGSSDGDAGFPDAAGGEVLASFYPLQYVVERVGGDRVRVDSLTPPGAEPHDLELAPADVARLGEASVVVYLSGFQPAVDDAVAQTSPEHLVDAAAHAELAGTDDHADEEFEGDDEADEESAEGDDQAVEAGADPHLWLDPTLLAEVAGDVADQLAAADPDNAQEYRANAETLAGELTALDEEFTAGLAQCEIRTVVVAHEAYGYLAEAYDFEQVGISGIDPDTEPSPARLAEIGDVVRAEGVTTIFTESLVNPKVAETLAGDLGVETAVLDPLEGLADDSKDYQVVMRENLAALREALACA
- a CDS encoding metal ABC transporter ATP-binding protein, with the protein product MPLAVEDLGVTLGHAHIVRGVTFAVGAGEMVALLGANGSGKSTLVKSLVGIVPVTQGHVRVFGADVGDRRAVPWRRVGYAPQRVTATAGVPATALEVVTSGLLDNRRLRPGPGARQRAMEALEEVGLAARAHRSVQVFSGGQQQRVLIARALVRRPDLLILDEPLAGIDRESKEALAGTLTGLRERGTTVLVVLHELGELQGLVQRAVVLRHGRVVHDGAPPAPVPGHDDPDHEHDHPHGDQPVPGYAAPDLSAEW
- a CDS encoding metal ABC transporter permease, which translates into the protein MDLLTPLGDMLASPLMRRALLVALLVGLSAPVVGTYLVQRRLALLGDGIGHMALTGVAAGWLAGAAVGLTPHDVLAVPGAVVAAVAGAITVELVREQGRTSGDVALALLFYGGIAGGVLLIGLAGGTSANLTGYLFGSISTVTTTDVWLTVVLAAVILGVGLGLRPALFALSHDEEFARSTGLPVRALNITVAVTAALTVSVSMRVVGVLLVSALMIVPVAVAQLVARSFRATMALAMTIGVVVTVVGLSITYFRPLSPGATIVILAIGLYAVVSVLRPSLRRPAGEDPHLDVDDDVEVREAV
- a CDS encoding Fur family transcriptional regulator, whose protein sequence is MLRMTRQRAAVSGMLARTQDFRSAQQLHEMLREAGESIGLATVYRTLQSLADAGEVDVLRIADGETRYRRCGQSEHHHHLVCRGCGRTVEVEGAPVERWAAEVAQDNGFVEVDHTAELFGTCARCAESAAARA
- a CDS encoding DedA family protein, which produces MPEFLSSWPFWLVFVFMWSGATVRGQATYWAGRVVTDQTLRRTHPVAGRARRLHDWLAGEGTERGIEAIRRWGLVVVPFSYLTVGFQTMVNAGAGVLRIGWLRYTVAQLPGALAWAAIYSTIGFAVWEAGLAAAAGSPWGLAGIGALTVVLVSTVLVRRRRRPTTPSTEPAVPEESVPG
- a CDS encoding transglycosylase family protein; amino-acid sequence: MTTRNTMSGAATRTASRSTAGRLRRAGGVGALLAMLSVPAVGVTGAGAASGETWDALAQCESSGNWAINTGNGYYGGLQFSQSTWEAFGGTQYAARADLASREQQIATAEQTLAVQGWGAWPACSAKLGLSEGDKAGSAGAAPTVQATPAPAQKAPAEREHTHPAPAEQAPAPSPAAETHTVVAGETLARIATDHGVFWRDLFEANRSVVGDNPDLILPGQVLRIR
- a CDS encoding isoprenyl transferase; the protein is MSGAAPVPPPPHPSGERAPAIDPRFVPRHVAVVMDGNGRWANARGLPRVEGHKAGEAALLEVVAGAIEIGVTHVSAYAFSTENWKRSPDEVRFLMGFNRDVLHRRRDQMDAWGVRVRWAGRRPRLWRSVVSELERAEEQTRDNTVCTLTMCVNYGGRAEIADAARSIAREVAAGRLDPERVTERTVARHLDEPDLPDVDMFLRTGGEQRTSNFLLWQSAYAEMVFIDDAWPDVDRRTLWRAVETYARRDRRYGGAVDRPEGT
- the recO gene encoding DNA repair protein RecO, with protein sequence MKLYRDEAVVLRTHKLGEADRIITLLTREHGQVRAVAKGVRRTSSKFGARLEPFGVVDIQLHLGRSLDTITQVETIAPYGRNLGEDYGLYTTAHAMAETAARLTEIEREPFPQQYLLLVGALHSLATRRHAASLVLDSYLLRALAVAGWAPSCYDCVRCGTDGPHRGFNAAAGGAVCDSCRPPGSASPARETMSLLGALLSGDWAEADASEPRERKEASGLVASYLQWHLERQLRSLRMVERA
- the leuA gene encoding 2-isopropylmalate synthase; the protein is MKTADRISAQQPSAMPVSKYRPFVEVNPVDLPDRQWPTRRTTRAPRWLSTDLRDGNQSLIEPMNAERKRRMFDLLVTMGYKEIEIGFPAASQTDFDFVRSLVEDDAVPDDVTVSVLTQARPELIHRTIDSLVGFPRASVHLYNATAPVFRDIVFHNDREATQELAVAGTREVLAYAEKVLGDETVFGYQYSPEIFVDTELDFALAVCEAVMDVWQPEPGREIILNLPATVERATPNVYADQIEWMSRNLSRREHVALSLHPHNDRGTGVAAAELGLLAGADRVEGCLFGQGERTGNVDLITLGLNLFSQGIDPMIDFSDIDGIRRTVEACTQMDVHPRHPYGGDLVYTSFSGSHQDAIKKGFTARAEKVAAAGGAEDAVVWELPYLPIDPKDVGRSYEAVVRVNSQSGKGGVAYLLSSTRHLDLPRRLQIELSGIVQKHTDAYGGEIDAEQLWAIFADEYLPHTAAMGLEPWGRFALKGTTLTTAGEGTDAVLTVTLVDGGEEKVLAATGNGPIDAFVNALGEVGVEVHVLDYAEHALSEGGDATAASYVECEVGGQVLWGVGIDPSTMTASFKAIVSAVNRAGR